The following proteins are encoded in a genomic region of Nicoliella spurrieriana:
- a CDS encoding MFS transporter, whose translation MSKDATNWNPKTLLHRFAVLSISLIITTGTAISPALPAMEKTFSNYPASLVDMIATIQQIPAFIVLLFSSSISKKIGMKNSIGIGLILMGVSGVLPSIIPNLWVILGLRIVFGIGIGLFNSLVITIIDDFYEGHDKSQMLGIRSSFEQIGICIINILVGLLLSISWQASFLSYSMAFLVLVIFWSIVPNVNHEENDNDAQNKSADHPKAKINSRVIGAAIMCSFMTMGMAIVSVLVPSIVVTLKIGTAQDGSFIITLFTLVSMVMGFLFGGFVKVLGKFVYPLGLLCLSVGTILLNYSDSLPMIIVSIAIIGCTFPLAGNYLFSLIDVIAPANSTALANSILLVGCNMGTAFSPLIVKFLGSFSPMGGKQPGIGLFGGIIGALLIAAIVVQIFNRKKPAIKVDNHHQNRF comes from the coding sequence ATGAGTAAAGATGCTACAAACTGGAACCCCAAGACCTTACTACATAGGTTTGCGGTGCTCTCAATTTCTTTGATTATTACGACTGGGACGGCGATCTCCCCTGCACTTCCTGCTATGGAAAAGACATTTAGCAATTATCCCGCTTCATTAGTTGATATGATTGCAACCATCCAACAAATTCCAGCATTTATCGTATTATTGTTTTCATCCAGCATTTCGAAAAAAATTGGGATGAAAAATTCCATTGGAATAGGATTAATCTTAATGGGGGTTTCGGGAGTCTTACCATCCATCATTCCTAACCTCTGGGTCATCCTAGGGCTTAGAATTGTATTTGGGATTGGAATTGGACTCTTCAATTCATTAGTAATTACCATCATCGATGATTTTTATGAGGGCCATGACAAATCCCAAATGCTAGGAATTAGAAGTTCCTTTGAACAAATCGGAATCTGTATTATCAATATTCTGGTTGGATTATTACTAAGCATTAGTTGGCAAGCATCATTTCTTTCATATTCAATGGCGTTTTTAGTCTTAGTAATCTTTTGGTCTATCGTTCCTAACGTTAACCACGAAGAAAATGATAACGATGCGCAAAACAAATCAGCTGACCACCCTAAGGCTAAAATTAATTCACGGGTCATTGGTGCTGCTATAATGTGTTCATTCATGACAATGGGAATGGCCATCGTTAGTGTGTTAGTCCCATCGATTGTTGTAACATTAAAAATTGGAACCGCTCAAGATGGTAGTTTTATCATCACCTTGTTCACACTTGTCAGCATGGTAATGGGCTTTTTGTTCGGTGGATTTGTTAAGGTTTTGGGCAAGTTCGTTTATCCACTCGGCTTACTATGTCTATCAGTTGGAACCATCTTGTTAAACTACTCAGACAGTTTACCAATGATCATCGTTTCAATTGCCATTATCGGTTGTACATTCCCATTAGCCGGTAACTACCTCTTTAGTTTAATTGATGTAATTGCTCCTGCTAACTCAACCGCATTAGCTAATTCCATTCTACTAGTCGGCTGTAATATGGGGACTGCTTTTTCACCATTAATCGTTAAATTTCTGGGTTCGTTCTCCCCAATGGGTGGTAAACAACCTGGAATTGGATTATTTGGTGGCATTATCGGAGCGTTGTTAATTGCAGCAATCGTAGTTCAAATCTTCAATCGAAAGAAACCGGCCATTAAAGTTGATAATCATCACCAAAACCGGTTCTAA
- a CDS encoding TetR/AcrR family transcriptional regulator — translation MRVKHDLRIKKTQFAIKHAFWQLIMEQGISNVTTNQIIATAGINRTTFYNHYANQAELLSNVEDDLIAKINQQVSAFPSDTEKWNDYHQRVINAIYKNGAYIKALIDNKDSRFIQKATHQSRIFIREQNLLNQITIPENYVIEGLFGLASTIIYEWVKSDYRETPAEFFKIFEKMIRPILVSNQIITK, via the coding sequence ATGCGGGTAAAACATGATTTAAGAATTAAAAAAACGCAATTTGCCATTAAACACGCATTTTGGCAATTAATTATGGAGCAGGGCATATCAAATGTAACCACTAATCAAATCATTGCCACTGCTGGAATTAACCGTACAACCTTTTACAACCACTATGCTAATCAAGCAGAATTGCTATCAAATGTCGAAGATGATTTAATTGCAAAGATTAATCAGCAGGTCAGTGCGTTCCCTAGTGATACTGAAAAATGGAATGATTACCATCAACGGGTCATTAACGCCATTTATAAAAATGGTGCCTATATTAAGGCGTTGATCGATAATAAGGATTCCCGATTCATTCAAAAAGCAACCCATCAAAGTCGTATCTTCATTAGGGAGCAAAATCTTTTAAATCAAATTACCATTCCCGAAAACTACGTTATTGAGGGCCTGTTCGGCCTTGCCAGTACCATTATTTATGAATGGGTAAAGTCTGATTACCGTGAGACCCCTGCTGAGTTTTTTAAAATCTTCGAAAAAATGATTCGACCCATTTTAGTTAGTAACCAAATTATTACCAAGTAG
- a CDS encoding ATP-binding cassette domain-containing protein, which yields MALLELKDIQKSYYLGKEEFKVLKGISLKFNHGEFVSLLGESGGGKSTLMNIIGGLDSNYQGDVLLDGNSLRHDTDKQLDEYRRKTIGFIFQNFNLIGHMTILDNVRVALEMSDLSRAEQNKRSETLLKRVGLGDHIHKHPNQLSGGQKQRVAIARALASDPDIIIADEPTGALDAQNTDEILKLLDEIASEGKLVLTVTHSDKVAAYGTRIVHMASGKIDSDKQLRDPYQTEPSSGMKLHPLRMVDTFRMAFQQMTYNLKRNLLIIFGGAIGIFSVIFMLGLGNGIKGYINHQIYDQINPNSVQVTKGKADSGTDASAILKSNVTSKDIDKLDNVKNVKSVEKGSMAVSPQLTYKDKNVQGQVLQTYNSTMLEKSIKQGDKPTKKNTVLLPKSIAQKMQSNYKALVGKKINLAFAATGKNGQPIQMSQKVTVSGISDSASPVIAVSYDTLKSIYKDNNQTLKTNFVTANIKGGVAEVQPTQDKIKALKDSNGKKDFQITGAGSIVSTLNTYISLAVNVLAAIAGISLLVSAIMIIVVLYISVAERTKEIGILRALGVTKGNVRGLFFSEALLLGLFSSISATIVAYLIEWGINSAASGAIHYSIIQITAGNAIFGIVVAIIINLLAAMLPASRAAKLDPIESLSAE from the coding sequence ATGGCTTTACTAGAGTTAAAAGATATTCAAAAGTCTTACTACCTCGGCAAAGAAGAATTTAAAGTCTTAAAGGGGATCAGCCTAAAATTTAACCATGGTGAATTTGTTTCACTATTGGGAGAATCAGGTGGTGGTAAATCCACTTTAATGAACATTATTGGGGGACTAGATAGTAACTACCAAGGGGACGTGTTATTAGACGGAAATTCCCTTAGGCATGATACTGATAAGCAATTAGATGAATACCGTCGTAAAACAATTGGGTTTATCTTCCAAAACTTTAACTTGATTGGGCACATGACCATTTTGGATAACGTACGGGTCGCCCTTGAAATGAGTGATTTATCAAGAGCTGAACAAAATAAGCGTTCAGAAACCCTATTAAAGCGGGTTGGATTAGGTGATCACATTCATAAGCACCCAAATCAATTATCCGGTGGACAAAAACAACGGGTCGCAATTGCGCGGGCATTAGCTTCTGATCCAGATATCATTATTGCTGATGAACCAACCGGAGCTTTGGATGCTCAAAATACCGATGAAATCCTAAAGCTATTGGATGAAATTGCTTCCGAAGGGAAACTAGTGCTTACGGTTACCCACTCTGATAAGGTCGCTGCCTACGGGACTAGAATTGTGCACATGGCAAGTGGGAAGATCGATAGTGATAAGCAACTTCGTGATCCATACCAAACCGAACCATCCAGTGGAATGAAGCTGCATCCACTTAGAATGGTAGACACATTTAGAATGGCATTCCAACAAATGACATACAATTTGAAGCGAAACCTCTTGATTATTTTCGGGGGTGCGATTGGAATCTTTAGTGTGATCTTCATGTTGGGGCTTGGAAACGGAATTAAGGGTTATATTAATCATCAAATTTACGATCAAATTAACCCTAATTCAGTTCAGGTTACCAAGGGGAAAGCTGATAGTGGCACTGATGCATCCGCCATTTTAAAATCTAACGTGACTAGCAAGGATATTGACAAGCTTGATAATGTTAAGAACGTTAAGTCAGTTGAAAAGGGCTCAATGGCAGTTAGTCCCCAGTTAACCTACAAGGATAAGAACGTTCAGGGACAGGTGCTACAAACTTATAACTCAACGATGCTTGAAAAGAGCATTAAGCAGGGTGATAAGCCAACCAAGAAGAACACGGTCTTACTACCAAAGAGCATTGCACAAAAGATGCAGAGTAACTACAAGGCATTAGTTGGTAAGAAGATTAACCTTGCATTTGCTGCTACTGGTAAGAACGGTCAACCAATTCAAATGAGTCAAAAGGTTACGGTTAGTGGAATTAGTGATAGTGCTTCGCCAGTGATCGCAGTTAGCTACGATACTTTAAAGAGTATCTATAAGGATAATAACCAGACCTTAAAGACGAACTTTGTAACTGCTAACATCAAGGGTGGGGTTGCTGAAGTACAACCAACTCAAGATAAAATTAAGGCATTGAAGGATTCGAATGGTAAGAAGGACTTCCAAATTACCGGTGCCGGATCGATTGTTTCGACCTTGAACACTTACATTAGCTTAGCAGTTAACGTATTAGCTGCAATTGCTGGAATCTCATTATTGGTTTCTGCAATCATGATTATCGTGGTTCTTTACATCAGTGTTGCTGAAAGAACTAAGGAAATTGGGATCCTCCGGGCCCTCGGGGTTACCAAGGGGAACGTTCGTGGCCTATTCTTTAGTGAAGCATTACTACTTGGATTGTTCTCATCAATTTCAGCAACAATCGTTGCTTACTTGATTGAATGGGGAATTAATTCTGCTGCTAGTGGTGCCATCCACTACTCAATTATTCAAATTACAGCTGGTAACGCAATCTTCGGAATCGTAGTTGCAATCATTATTAACCTATTGGCTGCAATGCTACCTGCAAGTCGGGCTGCTAAATTAGATCCGATTGAAAGTTTAAGTGCTGAATAA
- a CDS encoding GNAT family N-acetyltransferase has translation MEIKWHLESFEHLMNDEIWQIYARRVQVFVVEQNRAFQEIDKLDKHAFHLWATDENDKVVAYARIYREEDYISFGRVLTTPDTRGTGMGKQLMDHVMKAIADVFPGEPVKIHAQADKQHFYEKFGFVAHGDEYTHIHTPHIFMVKEK, from the coding sequence ATGGAAATCAAGTGGCACTTAGAATCATTTGAACATCTAATGAATGACGAAATTTGGCAAATTTATGCCCGCCGGGTTCAAGTTTTTGTGGTTGAACAAAATCGGGCATTTCAAGAAATTGATAAATTAGACAAACACGCATTTCATTTATGGGCAACCGATGAGAACGATAAGGTCGTTGCATACGCACGAATCTATCGAGAAGAAGACTATATCTCATTCGGCCGGGTCCTAACCACTCCTGATACCCGTGGCACTGGAATGGGTAAGCAGTTAATGGATCACGTAATGAAGGCCATTGCTGACGTCTTCCCCGGTGAACCAGTTAAAATTCATGCTCAGGCTGATAAACAGCATTTCTATGAAAAATTCGGCTTTGTTGCCCACGGTGATGAATACACCCATATTCATACTCCCCACATCTTTATGGTGAAGGAAAAATAA